In the genome of Lactuca sativa cultivar Salinas chromosome 3, Lsat_Salinas_v11, whole genome shotgun sequence, the window ttcagagctataacttccctgccagtttcagtTCTTGTTGACTGGGAACTTTTTACGAGCGAACTTCCTTGGGTTTGTAACCATCAATGCATATTCTTCATTAGTCAGATTGCATTATGATATATcagattcttcttcttcgtctaccACACTCTTGCTTTTAGAAACAAGGGCCAGAGAACAGACACCAGAAACTAATTTCGCTTCCTTAGACACCACGCTTTCATGAGATTTAAGTATACCCAATAGTTTCGTCAGCGAGTAGGACTTAAATTGCTCATGTTCCTTCACAGTTGAGACTACTGCCATCCATTCGGGTTTTAAGCCATTCATGAATGTGACCTTTTGTTCGATCACCTTCCTTTCAATACCATACTTCATCATCTTGCTAAGCAAATGGTTAAAACGATCGAATCTCTGAATTAGTTTCTCTTTAGGTTTTTGTTCGAAAGCACCGAACTCAGAGAGCAATAGGGTTTGGATTGAGTGCTCTAGATCCTCATCGGTTGAATATaattctttcaacctatcccatatttctatACTTGTAGTGTATGAACTTACCAAACTGAAAGTATTGGCTTGCAAAGTGAATCTGATCATTCTCACAACTTTAACGTTGCATAGTACCTTGTCTTTTTTGTCTTGAGGGATCTTCTCTACGTCCACCAAGAGTTTGTTATAGTTTTTTTGTGTCTTGATTTTTCTGTTCATTCCAGAGTGAACAAACGGACCCAATGTTATTTCTTCCCAAATAAGAcagccattgtcttcagatccaatgacgtagtcttcaaagtcatgcgcccatacttcataatcttgagtatagAGAATGGGGAACCTCGTAGCGGATCTTATAacgttggagatgttgattggattgactTGAGAATCGTCGTGAAACTAGGGTTTTATCTAACACTAGATACACCGTCGACAAGAAGAATACGACTTCTAAATATTCGATAAaagaggaaaccctaatggattcgtcaaacagaagagatgtgtatatattacacagtctcctgctctaataccaaatgATGAAAATATTGTGCTattagatcgatagattcaaaaACAGATAAGCAAGAATGAAGCAATTAAAGAACACAAGGATGGAtcaaaagatgtcgaatgattaatatctcacaccttagaagagctcgatgaagaacttcaacTATAGAGGTGTGTTTAGGGTTAAAATGCAAAAGCTAATAATGAGAACGTTGACCTTAAagctatacatgcatgcatagtATATAAtctaaccctaatgcttagaccacggttggacaagcccaaaccgGGTAATCATAATATCAACATTAAGCCCATATGACGCAacactcaaaacccaacatttatatatatatatatatatatatatatatatatatatatatatatatatatatatatatatatatatatatatatatatagggatgagCAACGAGCCGAACCCGGACCGGACCGGCCCGAAGACCGAAAACCCAAAGACCGAAAATCGTGAATTACCTTACCCGAAAACCGAACCGTTTTTTGGTGTAGCGGGTCAGGGTTTGGTCTGTCCGATTCCGGGTACTAAACCAGGGTTCGGGTTTCGGACCGAATTAGACTTTAGTAGTATTGTTTTCGGTTTCGGTCCAATCCTATACCAAACTAGGTTTCGTATGTTTGTTGTTTACAGCTTCAAGTTTTGTTTGTCATGTCACTCTCTAGCATAGTATTTCAAATTATAATCTTATTATGCAACATCCCTCATTCGTATCTTTGTTGTTTGCACAATTcaactaaaaaaatacataaaagatGATGAATACAATGGTACGATGCAAGACTCTAAATTGAATACGTGCAAATGAGGTGTATGCAAACAAATAAAAACGTTAGTAAAATGTCACACTATTTATTAAAAAAACCTACactatttatacataaaaaagtTTGCATTactatttttatacaaaaaactgcactatttttataaaaaaaaagttacactTAACaacattattttattaaaaaatactgcactatttaaaaaaaattacactatttttattaaaaaaatgtagTAGGAAGTAACTCTTGGTTTTTCGAGGAAAAAAAATCGACACCATTATACAATCAAAAGAAGAGgtcgaaacaaaaaaaaaatgacacTATAATGTGATCCACAGGAGAGGCCGAATCAATTCAATCgaacaacattttttttttattttagtaaTTCTTGCTTACTGTTTGtcgataaaaaaataagaaaataattttttgttttccCGTCCGGTCAGGGTTAAATCCTTTAATTCGGGTACGGTCCGGtccaaacccgaaacccgattattGATAAAAACCAAACCCGAAAACCAGCCCATTAACATGATAATCCGGTTCGGTTCatgtccggtccggtttttttccGGTTCGGTCCGGTCCCACAGGTCGTATGctcatccctatatatatatatatatatatatatatatatatatatatatatatatatatatatatatatatatatatagtttagttATCGTGAGAactaaaaaaaacatgaaaacttATGAACTAGGCGTCAACAATCATATGGACTATAGATGTATATGAATCAATAGTCATATGAAATATGACACATGCATCGGCAGTCACATCGATTGCGGatgtatatatgcatgcatgcatcaaCAATTATATTAACTGCGGACACATATAGGCGTGCATGCATCAACACtgcatatatataaacatttttaaaaaaataaataaattgtcaaatcatttttttagcatagatatgatttatacaCTATATTTCGTTAATATTTGTGGTTTTGATTTTAAAATATGATGTTTTGTTTAATAGTTCTTAAGTTCACACGCTTTTTTTAGTTCCCAAAACagcttgcatatatatatatatatatatatatatatatatatatatatatatatatatatatatatatatatatatatatatatatataatattgaaGGTATGATGGTTTACAAGTTTAACCATTAAAATATTTATGGTAAATATTTTACTAATTTTAAAAAAGTTCAAGTCATATCTgaaatatttataattttttatcaCACTATCAGAGAGTATATATTGTATTTTATCTTTTATCATTCATCACTGCATTATTTACCATCTTTATCATATCTTTGGATATGCCcccttaaaataaaaaaaatgaagaaattgagagaaaataaaagaaaagagagAGGGAATCAATAGGACACATTGGGGTCTCAACTTCCTGCGGCCATCCTAGACGGTGCGATGTTCCTAGTAGGACCGTTGTGCCACATTAGCTCTCATGCATAGTGCGGGATGAACCATAACCATGTAAATTATGTACTCATTGAAATTGGATCCACACTTATGATAAGAGTTTATGTTTGAATCTCAACATAAATGAATATTTGTTGAAAACgttaatttttattttgaatCACAAGAATAAAACCTTAGTTACAATATGACAAGATATCCAAGGTACCAATCCAAAGTACAAGAGAAGGTGACGAACCTCCTACTGCAATAAATATCTTTAACATAATAAAATACTCAACTCTAAGGGGGAAACACACCAAACCAAATAACATCAAAGAGCATAAAACCCAATCTTTAAAGACATAAAAATAATTAAGCATCTTTATGCGCATTGAAAGCCTTTTGGCACCTTCTTTCCACAGACATTAAGCAACAAGCTCAAAGAAACTGGCACATTAAGGTTGATACCCAAGACATTTGCTTTAATGGCAGTGCAGAGACAAACTGCAGCCTCAAGATCGACAAGGCCCCCAAGGAGGCTACAACATGGAGTGGTTGCTGGTGTACCGACGACTAGGTGAACCAAGTCATTGAGCACGTTTGCACACACACCTAGCTTGAGTGTGTCTTTAGGACAAGTGGCTTTGTAGTGGTGATGTTTATGGGGTTTTGGGGCCTTTGGTGGTGGTGGGCAAGAGGTTGAAGTTACAAGAGTAAAAAAGAGAAGGTTAAGGGTGATGAGGAGGAAAACAGTTGTTGCCAATCCCCTTGAAGCCATTTTGAAATGCTTTGAGGACGTGAAGGGAAAACTAGCTCAAGAAATGATGGTTTGGTTTGGGGTATTGAACTACACATGTGAGTTCCTATATTTATAGATAGATATCATGAATAGTGTTATTTTGCTTTTTCATTTGCCAAGTTCTTAGGCTAACCACGCCCATTTTTTTACTACCTTCAACCTTGTTCTTTTCATATTATATTAGGCTATTTTTAATAAATGGATCAGCAATCCATTTTATATTTAATGTATgacacaaaaataaaatatttatatgatataaatgaAAAGACCTAGCGCCCCATTCGCTGtagtattttttattttcatcttTATCATCATATCAATTAAATAGGACACATAGTCAAATGTTTATATACGTTTTCCAAAACACTCACAGTGGAATTAATTTGAAGAATGCAAACAAAAGTAACTTTTAGTAATTCAAATATATTTATCTTATAGTTTCAATTCCTACAAGGTGAAGGTTTTATATGTGCTCGATATGATTTAACTTGCGAAGCAGTTACTTTTTAATTTAGGCAAGTTAAATGTATTGCATTTTGATTACTAAAACTTAATAATCCCTCCTATTTGAAGAATGCAAACAAAAGTAAAAGTCAAACTAAGAAAAACATTACTAAATTGTAAAAAGAAATGGAGAAATCTTAGAGAGATCCATGTGGGTTGTCACGGGCGAGTTCATATGTTGCTGCATCTTGTATTTCTCAGAGGTTCACATTATGTTTCAATTAAAAATTGTGTTTTTGTATAGCAAATTATACTACTTgtctttatatatttttttaggaaaaatatattttatatctaaaataaataatttcatGTAATTACATATTTCCGTCTAATCTTGATTACTTTTCACACTCAATTATTCATAGAAATTTTGGTGGTATAACTACAAGTGGGTTTCTTATAATTATACATTTTGGAGAGTACGATATTCTAAATATACAGTCTCTTTTTATTGAATCACAGTTACATTATCAAAGCTAATtatattgttatgtttttataagataatagaataataataaaaaaaagtatgttcgattatatatatatatattctaaaactATAGTAAAAATAGGTCAACAACAGTCACATGTGATCATGACAAACTTGTAATGTAATAAACTTACTTGGTAGTTCATGgcaaattctaatacaaatatgaacattcaTACATACATTATGGTATATTTCAAAATTacacgtccatacgattccaaaaatatatagaacgtctaaatttgacttcgaatgaagaagttatgatacaTTCTAAAACTATAGTCTGTATAACAAGAGGAAATTAAAAATGTAATGAAAATTAGGTATTCGAATCTAAAAGAAACTTATAGTACTCAGAAatacctacatgtggatatagAGAACGTAAAAAaaggagatcgtatgcgaaatttatgaTCGTCCGAAGATGTAGCAGTCTCAGAGCATGACACGTGGCGAAAACGCTAGATGCCTTGGTTCACAACATGAGCATGTACTCTCACGACGTGAAAGTGCTCCAGAACACTCCTCAAGGCTAGAATGTAGATGACAAGTCTACGGACTTACATGTTTAGGTCTCACGAAGTGAACATGTCATTTTCATGGCGTGAGATGTTATCCGGACATCTTCCAAAGCTAGAAACCCAAATGGCAAGTCTACAAGGTGATGCATCCATACTTCATGATGTGAGCATATATGCTCAGGACGTGAAAGTGCCCTGTAcaccctataaatagcaagtttgACCCTTGCTTTCATTACACCAAAATTTTCTTTCTATCCCTAGTTTTTTTTAAGGCATTCCTTTTCCCGAGGCTGACGATCACGAACCGCTAACCATTTCTAGTTAGACTCTATCAAAccacgctactagggtgagtttgaCGACCccactttttaaatgtttttggggGAGCATGCATGCTAAATATTTTATTGAagttaatatttttgtttatattatCGTATGTTCGAATCAACATGAAATTCGATCTATATATTTGATAATTTGAAGTCATACAACTATATTTGACTTGTTAAGTGCGTTGTTATTATTGACTTTATGTTAGTTAAgacctggttttacttcaaatTATAGATGTTGTACTGCCTAAATATTATTAAAGTTATGGGCAATGtttaaagcatagtctagtaacttagcaTTTTAGACATGTATATGCTTTCACTGTTGGAACTATTGGAACTCAACAAGTCTATATGAGGTATTTAATTCATCAACTAAGACTGAAAATCTTAATAAAATCCTCTGGCTTGTAACCGCTAATCCCGTATGAGCGAggaagttgtgtatagatctataagggtTGACACCCCAcccgtggttgctagctacaacccacAGTTTGATGAAACCTATCGGGTGACGAACTGTCCTTTTATTTTGTCTATGGTTCCGGCGTCGAATAAGCGCACAGAGTGTTTGAACTGGTGCACCCCCTTTGTAGCACTAATCAATGGTCTTGAACGTCATATATTAGCTATTATGGACTCATGGTAGCGCAATTATACTCTATAAACATTATACGTTGTCGATATATGTAACgcatgtgtttctgggcttgtcattaatagcaatgtaatagtctaggttaacctttgtagcccattttgaaataataagaatgtattatctgaatattatgtgttttatgcttaattgcttaattgtgtgtcttaattgaattaagaataaaaataagcgtcaaaataaaatagtagataaagccgatatctatggataatgttttagtagttgaaacgaggtttccgaatatataaagaatgcaaatccgagttataatgaagaagttatgatctgtcgaagtttcgcgacagaaccgacacgacgctgaatgacgtaaaaagtgaaaattACGTTAcaacgatatttagccttagtaatataaatgaaagtcgtagagttcgttaaactgagagcgtgtataaaaagaacgcccaaatatgactccatatgaggaagttatgatttttctaacttttgacttagtagtatgcagcccgaatagtcgatttgagaccgaacggtttttagccgaaacaatctaaacgagaatcgaagatctcgttaataatagcgaaacgataaaaagataggcgaaaacggatgtcagatgaagaaattatgaatttataacggagttttcctgtccctaCCTACtacaaataaataataaaaataatttcaaaattagccaacggggtctaaacgaaagttgtagagcgtagtgtcAAGTAcgcagggatataaagaacgtcaaaaacggaggtcgtatgaggaagatatgaattttcgaagtttttaaataattaaaatataattttttatttcgGATAATACCTGAAGCTAAGgagtcattgatctgatccgaagggtacgccccgcgtagccttctgtacgcccagcgtacctcgtTCTTATGCTGCCCGAGAGCGAGCCACGATTCACCACCGAAACGTTGCCACCTGGAGGtctgatccggagtacgccccacgtaccggagcattacgcccaacgtaatgctaGGTTCAGCCCCTATATAAGGGCATGCGAGGCTGCCGATTTCTTTTGCCATTTTActtcctttctctctaagttttgcctctttttgcgtgccaatcatatcccgaagccccaatattattcccgagccccgaagcaagtatcgaagccccgaagatctcgagaagtgcaattcccgagccaaagctctgcctgcaagaagccaatttttgtgaagatcttccagatctaccgaagaatactacttctgcaagtcgtagtgttgtccgatcatcttctgatcaagtgagtgtttagttactttcttctaacagataattatgaagtattagaTACAAAATACGTGTTAAGTCTAcattttgttgattatatgtgtgaatgtatattcactttcttctatcccatatatatgatttattctctatgaaatatgtgttatgtgtgtgtgcctcatctgttatgtggaatatgtattgaatgaacatgctatacatgttttaaactatgtataaaaatatatatttttatctactaatatgttgggtagaacatgggtagataattgatgtgtgataaacaaatgagaggcctcgatgtcattgttatccagtcatctagcggaatttagatgacgaccacagactctttctagacagtcccatggaacactagcaggctcataacctgtaggtgttaatggacttgggtgttcattcgttgtattccatccccctcatggagGCCTTATTTGACtaatattgctgaggaatccccgaagcatgtgttgtcgccccgatgaaatattctaagactaggtcccttgtgatagttgttttagggatgtaaagtgagaataacgggaatgggtaattgggtcatTTTTGGGTTGAGgaaatataattaattatttattgtgggttgaaaatcctatatgctcaccaggctcccaagcctgacccactcagtttatttgtattacaggaagtggcgcaggggcataagatggatgaatcatcaagttgttttgtttacaagtctgtatatgtaaatatttgttgaatgacttgtaatgttatcgtttatgctttatggtctgtatcggaacatgacatccggagttttgattttataatgaaaatgcatttctttatgaaatgctttggtaaatattattttatcacgttttgtttttgggaacaaattccgcaactcttttaaaatcaaaaggatttactctgaaattattttaaaagcataaatgaaaccggtcttttctggccgtgattttggggatgtcacaatatacaAGTATTAACATTAAGTATAAGATTCACAAACACTTATACTCAGAGTACATGAAACTATAGGTATACCAGTTATTGAGTAAATAAACCATTATTCCTAGGATATATACAATATGTTGGAGACAAGTATAATTCAGAATGACACTTTCAAAGTATGTTTTATACTTTTTGAACTTGgaaaaaagtattatttttacTCAGAGTCAAAACtggtggactcaccaactttatgttgacgtattttcaaAACGCGTGTGTTTTCAATAACTTGATAAGCTGGAATGTTACTCGAGCAAGGAAACTTTGGTTGACAAGTACTACTATCCTTTTTGTTGATATGGAACGTCTCTCTGTTAAGACGTGTGCGATATTTCGAATAATATGTAATAATGACTAGGAATACAGTAACAATGTAACTTTCTattatcaataaaggtatgtagtTTATAGAATGCTTTTGTAGTGTTAAATGTATGTTTAATAATTGTGATACAAGAATGAAGTTACACAGCCCAGTGCTTCCACCACTGGCCGGgagtgtgatagattggtatgaGAGTTATTGACTTTAGTGAACTAGTTCTTTTTTAGGAAAGAATGACTATAGTCTAGGACTTCTTGtattaggtttaggtatatcccttaacCTATAACAAATAGTATTTGTAATTATTCTACTGAAGGACAACTTACGATAGCGGTGACAAGATAGACATGTTGCTTGGTTGCTGGATTTGAGAATGACTATAAACTAAACTGATCCTACCCTCCGATTGTCCTTATGGACGGGTGCCTTATCAGATAAACCTAaagtaacaaacaataattaataatgcatgaatacaataaataagaaataTAGAGTCATATAAGCAGACTCAGACCCGCGATGAGAATACACCTAACACCTGAAATGCTCTTGAACTCAaggatttagatcaaatattcTAACTAAAGTTTATATGTGCGTAGATCCTATCACAACTAGGTGTTTGTGCTcaactacattttattatgattggatcatgtgacaacccgatatttcaactctttgaaatgacctaaatgggtcaagtattgtaaccacttttgagtaataaaatttactttcataataaaatgtacaaatagttctatttaaattccttctatgtttaaatgtctttaaaccatgatcgtacgtaaaaagactgcccaaactataaatgcttaagggactaatattctctgacaaaacatttttctttttacgcttaaacagcgttacgtttaacttaaattgatagttcatttaagtacaattacatgcatacaacaaattattttcatgatatctaactatacaacaagtatttagacaagttgacactacgattaagactctatatatgtaatcagatttgggacaaatatagcgtgaccaactatatttgcccgagattggaccaacgtatatcgaggaatgatcgtagtaagcaacaagtcaaaccttaccaaaccattacaagaatcaaacacaagaatttaaatactataggagtatttgctatctaaactagtttaacttacatgttttacatgttccaactttattcaattcttataaccctatttctcgtacagtcaaatggatggatttcaccaccctggcgacccctactttcccaaccaaggcgacggaggatggatcgaagatgatcccgaagaggacgaggaacccatagaagtgggtgatgactccggtaccgactcagagccggaagttatcgatccaccacccattcaacctcccgtcttcgtaaggaactttcaaggaccgactcccgtctggggaagtcacctccaccattggagccaacagcaaaacctacgccctccctacggcatgtgccgggacttctatgatgtccgcggcggaggttcggctgatcgggcactcctggtaatggttggtaagttagccaatcagtcctatcagtccggagttcaagctagccgactccgggatgtcaatgtggaagtgcaggttcacacttctgacatccgtaggctggacaagatacaagacaatgctcaactccaaaccgaagcattccaagcgcaaatgattgcagccctcgctgaactgagggaacaacaagccgcttttgataggcgtctaatggagttgaagcaatcagatgcagagtcaagctccaagcgcaacctacgttgcaagtagtgcttgtcaaagactcaaattttgttatagcttaggacatcggctaaaagtctttaaatttctcgaactttgtaatcggagacccttataggggtcaaattttcatgatcgttgtaacaacttttatataaatataagtgacactattactactatgttaagtatttcgttcaaaccttgaaaggtctttgtgaaaccaaatacttgtttcatactttcagtcttacaaataactttcattcttctattttaagactcatactatcatctgttgttgaactatagcgatttagttcatgagacacatacattttctattgtACGAAAttattatccttgtcttttcaacctatagttgaaggatgcctccgcgtaggaacccaaggcgaaacaacggtggggaaacacctgtaccaccaccacctccaccacctcaatttgatgctgttatgtttcaagcagcagtcaccgcagcggtggcagctgccatgtcacagatcaataactcgagtactaatggctcgggatctggcacacacccatccaaccatggcgagagtcatggaccacctcgagaatgtacctataaggacttcactaatgccaagccccggatatttatggaactggtggtgtgatggccctgaggcagtggattgaatggacggaggcagtctttgaaatctgctcttgtcccgagcacagcaaagtcaaatttgcaactttcacccttattgataaagatttgacttggtggaatgaccacgttaaagtacttaccctaatcgtggcaaactccataagctggagagcctgaaagccatgatgatgagagaatattgcccacggggagagattcaaaagcttgaacacgagctatggactctcggaatggttggtaccgacattgctacttataccaacagattctgcgagttGGCAattctttgtccagatatgattgctcccgagagcaagaaaatagaaagatacatctggggactgacgccgcaacttcgatcaagcgtgttagcttccaaacctgacacctttgaaagtgctaaggaactggcacaatctctgattgactacggaggtcatcagaactcaaccacttctgtaccagaaccacagaaaggaaacaacaacaacaacaacaacaacaataacaacaacaatagcaggaagagagtgtggaataaagggaagggtgggtcttcccaggaatccgcaaagaaacaactggtttcagtgaatgctgccactgtacctactataGCTCCTACAAAtatctacccaacaaagccttatgtaggtaaccttccaaagtgcaccaaatgcaattaccaccaccatggaccttgtcgggaaatgcagtgcgccaactgcaacaggaagggacacacagcccgtttctgcaaggaccccgcaa includes:
- the LOC111877070 gene encoding 14 kDa proline-rich protein DC2.15, which gives rise to MASRGLATTVFLLITLNLLFFTLVTSTSCPPPPKAPKPHKHHHYKATCPKDTLKLGVCANVLNDLVHLVVGTPATTPCCSLLGGLVDLEAAVCLCTAIKANVLGINLNVPVSLSLLLNVCGKKVPKGFQCA